In Zingiber officinale cultivar Zhangliang chromosome 1A, Zo_v1.1, whole genome shotgun sequence, a genomic segment contains:
- the LOC122038669 gene encoding protein OVEREXPRESSOR OF CATIONIC PEROXIDASE 3-like, whose translation MAAFASTPALTVRVSPASLCCRETSRAQHLVSVSFSFVSSASRLPRSSLRLVPFARPRRRSSSASIRREEGPPRQKTRMPNSEEDGDNIDEDALEALFAQLEEDLKNDNLLSDDFDDDDDITEEDMAMLEQELEEAFGDVEEDEISGISPGSESLDSEEDDDEERQPKLKNWQIRRLARALKIGRRKTSIKNLAAELGLERAFVLELLRDPPPNILLLSASLPDETIQTFDSSSRSPYDIRQTLEPESEPMESPLTTSVDVKSKPEKDLPVHVMQKRWLMQKRLKKVHIETLERVYSRTKRPTNAMISSIVHVTNLPWKRVSKWFEDKRLEDGVPIQRVPYRRSSSESISTN comes from the exons ATGGCGGCATTCGCTTCGACGCCGGCCTTGACAGTTAGGGTTTCACCGGCTTCCCTCTGCTGCAGAGAAACTAGCAGGGCGCAACACCTCGTGAGCGTCTCCTTCTCGTTCGTCTCCTCGGCGTCTCGTCTCCCCCGCTCGTCCCTCCGCCTCGTCCCCTTCGCTCGGCCAAGGCGAAGGAGTAGCTCTGCTTCCATCAGAAGAGAAGAAGGTCCTCCCAGGCAAAAG ACAAGAATGCCAAATAGTGAGGAAGATGGAGATAATATTGATGAAGATGCTTTGGAGGCCCTTTTTGCCCAACTTGAGGAAGATCTAAAAAATGATAACCTCTTGAGTGATgattttgatgatgatgatgatattactGAAGAAGATATGGCAATGTTAGAACAAGAGTTGGAGGAAGCGTTTGGTGATGTAGAGGAAGATGAAATTTCTGGAATTTCACCAGGTTCTGAAAGCTTGGATAGTGAGGAGGATGATGACGAAGAAAGGCAGCCAAAACTTAAGAATTGGCAGATTCGGAGATTGGCTCGTGCTTTAAAGATTGGTAGACGAAAAACTAGC ATTAAGAATCTTGCTGCAGAGCTTGGTCTAGAAAGAGCGTTTGTTCTTGAATTGCTTCGTGATCCACCTCCAAATATTTTACTCCTGTCTGCTTCTTTACCTGATGAGACCATACAAACATTTGACTCTTCAAGCAGGTCACCTTATGACATCCGTCAAACACTTGAACCTGAAAGTGAGCCGATGGAATCTCCTCTTACAACATCAGTTGATGTTAAAAGCAAGCCTGAAAAGGATCTCCCTGTCCATGTCATGCAGAAAAGGTGGTTAATGCAAAAGAGGTTGAAGAAAGTTCATATTGAAACGCTTGAAAGAGTTTACTCACGAACAAAACGCCCTACT AATGCGATGATTAGCAGCATTGTACATGTAACAAACCTTCCATGGAAGAGAGTATCAAAGTGGTTTGAAGACAAGAGACTTGAGGATGGAGTACCTATTCAGCGTGTTCCTTACCGCCGCTCTTCATCTGAGTCGATCTCTACTAATTGA
- the LOC122038667 gene encoding uncharacterized protein LOC122038667 isoform X3 has protein sequence MMRFKKGNKVEVWNRRGVPSGSWQSAEIISGDGHTYSVRYDGYPTDSSVAVHRVSRKAIRPCPPPSDDLKELRIGDVVEVFDKNSWKLAEVRTTIDQNNYSLMLLESFKELRVHKSFMRKQLSWHDNQCMVIHKDSGKQNDRRLSSSVRGGKSGCRILQSHEKLENYSKRSNFPMVLPRIMKKRTLDISISANSWNGGRKKKIAIGKDGSCQRITVNPLKRTSKVDDTTSGRLFGEKYMDCFLNSRTCSSRIESGRIVPHSDEQKYILRTMKKCIAKLIVLKLPAVTKEIHLLLIWQTCNQKFICWSWLHIGPL, from the exons ATGATGAGATTCAAGAAGGGTAATAAGGTGGAGGTTTGGAACAGGAGGGGGGTTCCTTCTGGCTCTTGGCAGAGTGCCGAAATCATATCTGGTGATGGGCATACATATTCTGTGAGGTATGATGGGTATCCAACAGATAGCAGTGTGGCAGTGCATAGAGTGTCAAGAAAAGCCATTAGACCATGCCCTCCACCGTCAGATGACCTTAAAGAGTTGAGAATTGGTGATGTTGTTGAGGTCTTTGACAAGAACTCTTGGAAGCTTGCTGAAGTTCGGACTACTATTGATCAGAATAACTATTCTTTGATGCTCCTTGAATCGTTCAAGGAATTACGAGTCCACAAATCTTTCATGAGGAAACAACTGTCTTGGCATGACAACCAGTGTATGGTGATTCATAAG GATTCCGGAAAACAAAATGATAGAAGACTGAGCAGCTCAGTTAGAGGAGGGAAGTCAGGTTGCCGTATACTTCAGTCACATGAGAAGCTGGAGAATTATTCTAAGCGTAGCAATTTTCCAATGGTTTTACCAAGAATAATGAAGAAAAGGACACTTGATATATCTATTTCTGCTAACTCATGGAATggaggaagaaaaaagaagaTAGCAATTGGAAAAGATGGCAGTTGCCAGAGAATTACTGTGAATCCATTAAAACGTACATCAAAGGTAGATGATACTACAAGTGGAAGACTGTTTGGTGAAAAATACATGGATTGTTTCTTAAATAGCAGAACTTGTTCTTCTAGAATTGAATCAGGGAGGATTGTTCCACATTCAGATGAACAGAAGTATATTTTGAG GACAATGAAGAAGTGTATAGCCAAACTAATCGTGCTGAAACTTCCTGCAGTTACGAAAGAGATTCATCTCCTTCTAATATGGCAGACCTGCAATCAGAAATTCATCTGCTGGAGTTGGCTGCATATCGGTCCACTTTAA
- the LOC122038667 gene encoding uncharacterized protein LOC122038667 isoform X4 — translation MMRFKKGNKVEVWNRRGVPSGSWQSAEIISGDGHTYSVRYDGYPTDSSVAVHRVSRKAIRPCPPPSDDLKELRIGDVVEVFDKNSWKLAEVRTTIDQNNYSLMLLESFKELRVHKSFMRKQLSWHDNQCMVIHKDSGKQNDRRLSSSVRGGKSGCRILQSHEKLENYSKRSNFPMVLPRIMKKRTLDISISANSWNGGRKKKIAIGKDGSCQRITVNPLKRTSKVDDTTSGRLFGEKYMDCFLNSRTCSSRIESGRIVPHSDEQKTMKKCIAKLIVLKLPAVTKEIHLLLIWQTCNQKFICWSWLHIGPL, via the exons ATGATGAGATTCAAGAAGGGTAATAAGGTGGAGGTTTGGAACAGGAGGGGGGTTCCTTCTGGCTCTTGGCAGAGTGCCGAAATCATATCTGGTGATGGGCATACATATTCTGTGAGGTATGATGGGTATCCAACAGATAGCAGTGTGGCAGTGCATAGAGTGTCAAGAAAAGCCATTAGACCATGCCCTCCACCGTCAGATGACCTTAAAGAGTTGAGAATTGGTGATGTTGTTGAGGTCTTTGACAAGAACTCTTGGAAGCTTGCTGAAGTTCGGACTACTATTGATCAGAATAACTATTCTTTGATGCTCCTTGAATCGTTCAAGGAATTACGAGTCCACAAATCTTTCATGAGGAAACAACTGTCTTGGCATGACAACCAGTGTATGGTGATTCATAAG GATTCCGGAAAACAAAATGATAGAAGACTGAGCAGCTCAGTTAGAGGAGGGAAGTCAGGTTGCCGTATACTTCAGTCACATGAGAAGCTGGAGAATTATTCTAAGCGTAGCAATTTTCCAATGGTTTTACCAAGAATAATGAAGAAAAGGACACTTGATATATCTATTTCTGCTAACTCATGGAATggaggaagaaaaaagaagaTAGCAATTGGAAAAGATGGCAGTTGCCAGAGAATTACTGTGAATCCATTAAAACGTACATCAAAGGTAGATGATACTACAAGTGGAAGACTGTTTGGTGAAAAATACATGGATTGTTTCTTAAATAGCAGAACTTGTTCTTCTAGAATTGAATCAGGGAGGATTGTTCCACATTCAGATGAACAGAA GACAATGAAGAAGTGTATAGCCAAACTAATCGTGCTGAAACTTCCTGCAGTTACGAAAGAGATTCATCTCCTTCTAATATGGCAGACCTGCAATCAGAAATTCATCTGCTGGAGTTGGCTGCATATCGGTCCACTTTAA
- the LOC122038667 gene encoding uncharacterized protein LOC122038667 isoform X5: MMRFKKGNKVEVWNRRGVPSGSWQSAEIISGDGHTYSVRYDGYPTDSSVAVHRVSRKAIRPCPPPSDDLKELRIGDVVEVFDKNSWKLAEVRTTIDQNNYSLMLLESFKELRVHKSFMRKQLSWHDNQCMVIHKDSGKQNDRRLSSSVRGGKSGCRILQSHEKLENYSKRSNFPMVLPRIMKKRTLDISISANSWNGGRKKKIAIGKDGSCQRITVNPLKRTSKDNEEVYSQTNRAETSCSYERDSSPSNMADLQSEIHLLELAAYRSTLTAMYVSGPGQSWRLLSFASIGL, from the exons ATGATGAGATTCAAGAAGGGTAATAAGGTGGAGGTTTGGAACAGGAGGGGGGTTCCTTCTGGCTCTTGGCAGAGTGCCGAAATCATATCTGGTGATGGGCATACATATTCTGTGAGGTATGATGGGTATCCAACAGATAGCAGTGTGGCAGTGCATAGAGTGTCAAGAAAAGCCATTAGACCATGCCCTCCACCGTCAGATGACCTTAAAGAGTTGAGAATTGGTGATGTTGTTGAGGTCTTTGACAAGAACTCTTGGAAGCTTGCTGAAGTTCGGACTACTATTGATCAGAATAACTATTCTTTGATGCTCCTTGAATCGTTCAAGGAATTACGAGTCCACAAATCTTTCATGAGGAAACAACTGTCTTGGCATGACAACCAGTGTATGGTGATTCATAAG GATTCCGGAAAACAAAATGATAGAAGACTGAGCAGCTCAGTTAGAGGAGGGAAGTCAGGTTGCCGTATACTTCAGTCACATGAGAAGCTGGAGAATTATTCTAAGCGTAGCAATTTTCCAATGGTTTTACCAAGAATAATGAAGAAAAGGACACTTGATATATCTATTTCTGCTAACTCATGGAATggaggaagaaaaaagaagaTAGCAATTGGAAAAGATGGCAGTTGCCAGAGAATTACTGTGAATCCATTAAAACGTACATCAAAG GACAATGAAGAAGTGTATAGCCAAACTAATCGTGCTGAAACTTCCTGCAGTTACGAAAGAGATTCATCTCCTTCTAATATGGCAGACCTGCAATCAGAAATTCATCTGCTGGAGTTGGCTGCATATCGGTCCACTTTAACCGCAATGTATGTTTCTGGTCCG GGCCAAAGTTGGAGGCTTCTAAGCTTTGCTTCCATAGGCCTATGA
- the LOC122038667 gene encoding uncharacterized protein LOC122038667 isoform X6, with amino-acid sequence MMRFKKGNKVEVWNRRGVPSGSWQSAEIISGDGHTYSVRYDGYPTDSSVAVHRVSRKAIRPCPPPSDDLKELRIGDVVEVFDKNSWKLAEVRTTIDQNNYSLMLLESFKELRVHKSFMRKQLSWHDNQCMVIHKDSGKQNDRRLSSSVRGGKSGCRILQSHEKLENYSKRSNFPMVLPRIMKKRTLDISISANSWNGGRKKKIAIGKDGSCQRITVNPLKRTSKVDDTTSGRLFGEKYMDCFLNSRTCSSRIESGRIVPHSDEQKYILRQ; translated from the exons ATGATGAGATTCAAGAAGGGTAATAAGGTGGAGGTTTGGAACAGGAGGGGGGTTCCTTCTGGCTCTTGGCAGAGTGCCGAAATCATATCTGGTGATGGGCATACATATTCTGTGAGGTATGATGGGTATCCAACAGATAGCAGTGTGGCAGTGCATAGAGTGTCAAGAAAAGCCATTAGACCATGCCCTCCACCGTCAGATGACCTTAAAGAGTTGAGAATTGGTGATGTTGTTGAGGTCTTTGACAAGAACTCTTGGAAGCTTGCTGAAGTTCGGACTACTATTGATCAGAATAACTATTCTTTGATGCTCCTTGAATCGTTCAAGGAATTACGAGTCCACAAATCTTTCATGAGGAAACAACTGTCTTGGCATGACAACCAGTGTATGGTGATTCATAAG GATTCCGGAAAACAAAATGATAGAAGACTGAGCAGCTCAGTTAGAGGAGGGAAGTCAGGTTGCCGTATACTTCAGTCACATGAGAAGCTGGAGAATTATTCTAAGCGTAGCAATTTTCCAATGGTTTTACCAAGAATAATGAAGAAAAGGACACTTGATATATCTATTTCTGCTAACTCATGGAATggaggaagaaaaaagaagaTAGCAATTGGAAAAGATGGCAGTTGCCAGAGAATTACTGTGAATCCATTAAAACGTACATCAAAGGTAGATGATACTACAAGTGGAAGACTGTTTGGTGAAAAATACATGGATTGTTTCTTAAATAGCAGAACTTGTTCTTCTAGAATTGAATCAGGGAGGATTGTTCCACATTCAGATGAACAGAAGTATATTTTGA GACAATGA
- the LOC122038667 gene encoding uncharacterized protein LOC122038667 isoform X2 gives MMRFKKGNKVEVWNRRGVPSGSWQSAEIISGDGHTYSVRYDGYPTDSSVAVHRVSRKAIRPCPPPSDDLKELRIGDVVEVFDKNSWKLAEVRTTIDQNNYSLMLLESFKELRVHKSFMRKQLSWHDNQCMVIHKDSGKQNDRRLSSSVRGGKSGCRILQSHEKLENYSKRSNFPMVLPRIMKKRTLDISISANSWNGGRKKKIAIGKDGSCQRITVNPLKRTSKVDDTTSGRLFGEKYMDCFLNSRTCSSRIESGRIVPHSDEQKYILSSVNSDAESISSSVGSCSVDSSPCGSLQDNEEVYSQTNRAETSCSYERDSSPSNMADLQSEIHLLELAAYRSTLTAMAKVGGF, from the exons ATGATGAGATTCAAGAAGGGTAATAAGGTGGAGGTTTGGAACAGGAGGGGGGTTCCTTCTGGCTCTTGGCAGAGTGCCGAAATCATATCTGGTGATGGGCATACATATTCTGTGAGGTATGATGGGTATCCAACAGATAGCAGTGTGGCAGTGCATAGAGTGTCAAGAAAAGCCATTAGACCATGCCCTCCACCGTCAGATGACCTTAAAGAGTTGAGAATTGGTGATGTTGTTGAGGTCTTTGACAAGAACTCTTGGAAGCTTGCTGAAGTTCGGACTACTATTGATCAGAATAACTATTCTTTGATGCTCCTTGAATCGTTCAAGGAATTACGAGTCCACAAATCTTTCATGAGGAAACAACTGTCTTGGCATGACAACCAGTGTATGGTGATTCATAAG GATTCCGGAAAACAAAATGATAGAAGACTGAGCAGCTCAGTTAGAGGAGGGAAGTCAGGTTGCCGTATACTTCAGTCACATGAGAAGCTGGAGAATTATTCTAAGCGTAGCAATTTTCCAATGGTTTTACCAAGAATAATGAAGAAAAGGACACTTGATATATCTATTTCTGCTAACTCATGGAATggaggaagaaaaaagaagaTAGCAATTGGAAAAGATGGCAGTTGCCAGAGAATTACTGTGAATCCATTAAAACGTACATCAAAGGTAGATGATACTACAAGTGGAAGACTGTTTGGTGAAAAATACATGGATTGTTTCTTAAATAGCAGAACTTGTTCTTCTAGAATTGAATCAGGGAGGATTGTTCCACATTCAGATGAACAGAAGTATATTTTGAGTTCAGTCAATAGTGATGCTGAAAGTATTTCATCCTCTGTTGGCAGTTGTAGTGTTGACAGCAGTCCATGTGGGTCATTGCAGGACAATGAAGAAGTGTATAGCCAAACTAATCGTGCTGAAACTTCCTGCAGTTACGAAAGAGATTCATCTCCTTCTAATATGGCAGACCTGCAATCAGAAATTCATCTGCTGGAGTTGGCTGCATATCGGTCCACTTTAACCGCAAT GGCCAAAGTTGGAGGCTTCTAA
- the LOC122038667 gene encoding uncharacterized protein LOC122038667 isoform X1, with translation MMRFKKGNKVEVWNRRGVPSGSWQSAEIISGDGHTYSVRYDGYPTDSSVAVHRVSRKAIRPCPPPSDDLKELRIGDVVEVFDKNSWKLAEVRTTIDQNNYSLMLLESFKELRVHKSFMRKQLSWHDNQCMVIHKDSGKQNDRRLSSSVRGGKSGCRILQSHEKLENYSKRSNFPMVLPRIMKKRTLDISISANSWNGGRKKKIAIGKDGSCQRITVNPLKRTSKVDDTTSGRLFGEKYMDCFLNSRTCSSRIESGRIVPHSDEQKYILSSVNSDAESISSSVGSCSVDSSPCGSLQDNEEVYSQTNRAETSCSYERDSSPSNMADLQSEIHLLELAAYRSTLTAMYVSGPGQSWRLLSFASIGL, from the exons ATGATGAGATTCAAGAAGGGTAATAAGGTGGAGGTTTGGAACAGGAGGGGGGTTCCTTCTGGCTCTTGGCAGAGTGCCGAAATCATATCTGGTGATGGGCATACATATTCTGTGAGGTATGATGGGTATCCAACAGATAGCAGTGTGGCAGTGCATAGAGTGTCAAGAAAAGCCATTAGACCATGCCCTCCACCGTCAGATGACCTTAAAGAGTTGAGAATTGGTGATGTTGTTGAGGTCTTTGACAAGAACTCTTGGAAGCTTGCTGAAGTTCGGACTACTATTGATCAGAATAACTATTCTTTGATGCTCCTTGAATCGTTCAAGGAATTACGAGTCCACAAATCTTTCATGAGGAAACAACTGTCTTGGCATGACAACCAGTGTATGGTGATTCATAAG GATTCCGGAAAACAAAATGATAGAAGACTGAGCAGCTCAGTTAGAGGAGGGAAGTCAGGTTGCCGTATACTTCAGTCACATGAGAAGCTGGAGAATTATTCTAAGCGTAGCAATTTTCCAATGGTTTTACCAAGAATAATGAAGAAAAGGACACTTGATATATCTATTTCTGCTAACTCATGGAATggaggaagaaaaaagaagaTAGCAATTGGAAAAGATGGCAGTTGCCAGAGAATTACTGTGAATCCATTAAAACGTACATCAAAGGTAGATGATACTACAAGTGGAAGACTGTTTGGTGAAAAATACATGGATTGTTTCTTAAATAGCAGAACTTGTTCTTCTAGAATTGAATCAGGGAGGATTGTTCCACATTCAGATGAACAGAAGTATATTTTGAGTTCAGTCAATAGTGATGCTGAAAGTATTTCATCCTCTGTTGGCAGTTGTAGTGTTGACAGCAGTCCATGTGGGTCATTGCAGGACAATGAAGAAGTGTATAGCCAAACTAATCGTGCTGAAACTTCCTGCAGTTACGAAAGAGATTCATCTCCTTCTAATATGGCAGACCTGCAATCAGAAATTCATCTGCTGGAGTTGGCTGCATATCGGTCCACTTTAACCGCAATGTATGTTTCTGGTCCG GGCCAAAGTTGGAGGCTTCTAAGCTTTGCTTCCATAGGCCTATGA